A single region of the Anaerostipes rhamnosivorans genome encodes:
- a CDS encoding phosphoenolpyruvate carboxykinase (ATP) — MSTKARYTHDEIGKGKPGFSKTRSIIEAAFYGNNVIEVVNLKQAYELAKNSPGTIVTDMPVYRGEEFGLKKDSKVLLFNDGSVTGRCAAARRIAGSPNVDTNDLDLKVMDAIYDTRKKTMYHAEVYIGLDPEFMVKAHLLIPEGEENILYSWMLNFQYESDEYNKMYKKSRPIGSESDIYIFSDPQWSHPEHPLGLTYFNTQTNCAALLGMRYFGEHKKGTLTIAWAIANRNGYASCHGGQKEYRLSPNHSYVASFFGLSGSGKSTLTHAVHNNKYDITVLHDDAFIINTETGSTIAMEPTYFDKTADYPTGCEDNKYLLTAQNCSATRDDKGNIVLVTEDIRNGNGRAIKSKLWSANRVDKIESPVNGIFWIMKDPTIPPIIKVNGSHLAAVMGATLATKRTNAERLAPGVDPNRLVVEPYANPFRTYPLVDDYKKFRSLVKDRHVECYILNTGDFMGKDITPSVTLSVLEQVVEGNAQFKPWGPFSNMETIDVEGYIPDFDDETYVNTLKARMTERLNFIFEKDTEDGGYNALPTEAKEALAKVISEAHNHVK, encoded by the coding sequence ATGTCAACAAAAGCACGTTACACCCATGACGAAATTGGAAAAGGAAAACCGGGATTCTCAAAAACCCGTTCCATCATCGAGGCCGCATTTTACGGCAACAATGTTATTGAGGTCGTAAACCTGAAGCAGGCCTATGAGCTTGCGAAAAATTCTCCAGGTACCATTGTCACTGACATGCCGGTTTACAGAGGAGAAGAGTTTGGCCTGAAAAAGGATTCTAAGGTCCTGCTGTTTAATGACGGTTCTGTCACCGGACGCTGCGCGGCAGCCCGAAGGATTGCCGGAAGTCCCAATGTGGATACCAACGACCTGGATCTGAAAGTCATGGATGCAATTTACGATACACGCAAAAAGACCATGTATCACGCAGAGGTTTACATCGGTCTTGACCCTGAATTTATGGTAAAAGCGCATCTGTTGATCCCTGAAGGCGAAGAAAATATTCTCTACTCCTGGATGCTCAACTTCCAGTATGAGTCTGACGAATACAACAAGATGTATAAAAAGTCCCGTCCGATCGGCAGTGAATCTGATATTTACATTTTCTCAGATCCGCAGTGGAGCCATCCGGAACATCCGCTCGGACTTACTTATTTCAATACACAGACCAACTGTGCGGCGCTGCTTGGAATGCGCTATTTTGGGGAACATAAAAAAGGAACCCTTACCATTGCATGGGCCATCGCTAACAGAAATGGATACGCTTCCTGCCACGGAGGACAGAAAGAATACCGCCTAAGCCCGAACCACAGCTATGTGGCTTCCTTCTTTGGATTATCCGGGTCAGGAAAATCAACATTAACTCATGCGGTCCACAATAATAAATATGATATTACCGTTCTGCATGACGATGCATTTATTATTAATACAGAGACCGGCTCTACCATCGCCATGGAGCCTACCTACTTTGACAAGACCGCTGACTATCCAACCGGATGCGAGGACAATAAATATCTCCTGACAGCACAGAACTGTTCTGCTACCAGAGATGACAAAGGCAATATCGTCCTTGTAACTGAGGATATCCGGAACGGAAACGGCCGTGCCATCAAGTCCAAACTCTGGTCTGCCAACCGTGTGGATAAGATTGAATCTCCGGTCAACGGTATTTTCTGGATCATGAAGGATCCGACTATCCCGCCGATCATCAAGGTCAATGGATCTCATCTGGCCGCCGTTATGGGTGCCACTCTCGCCACAAAACGTACTAACGCTGAGCGCCTGGCCCCTGGAGTGGATCCGAACCGTCTGGTGGTGGAACCATACGCAAACCCATTCCGTACTTATCCGCTGGTGGATGACTATAAGAAGTTCCGTTCCCTTGTAAAAGACCGCCATGTAGAATGTTATATTCTAAATACCGGTGATTTTATGGGCAAAGATATCACGCCGAGCGTCACATTATCTGTTCTGGAACAGGTTGTTGAGGGCAATGCCCAGTTCAAACCATGGGGACCTTTCAGTAATATGGAGACCATCGATGTTGAGGGTTATATTCCTGACTTTGATGATGAGACTTACGTGAACACCCTGAAAGCAAGAATGACAGAGCGTCTGAACTTCATCTTCGAGAAGGATACGGAAGACGGCGGGTACAACGCTCTTCCTACAGAGGCAAAAGAAGCACTGGCAAAAGTGATCAGCGAAGCACACAACCATGTAAAATAA
- a CDS encoding MarR family winged helix-turn-helix transcriptional regulator: MTKEQLNDIVVSLFHEISYQEEKAVITEEFKDISNKELHIIDAIGTGSPKNMSSIAKALNITVGTLTIAINSLLKKGYVIRKRGEQDRRIVYISLSDKGKEAYAHHRKFHRDMLEDVLSRLNDDDERLLIRIMEYFRNYYETKNN, translated from the coding sequence GTGACGAAAGAGCAGCTGAACGACATCGTGGTCAGCCTTTTCCATGAGATATCCTATCAGGAGGAAAAGGCTGTCATTACAGAAGAGTTCAAAGACATTTCCAACAAAGAACTGCATATTATCGATGCCATTGGAACCGGCAGTCCGAAGAACATGTCTTCCATTGCAAAAGCTCTGAACATCACGGTTGGTACCCTGACCATTGCCATCAACAGCCTTTTGAAAAAAGGCTATGTGATCCGGAAACGCGGGGAACAGGACCGGAGGATCGTATATATTTCCTTGTCTGACAAGGGAAAAGAGGCCTATGCGCACCACCGTAAGTTTCACCGGGATATGCTGGAAGACGTACTTTCCCGTCTGAATGACGATGACGAACGGCTGTTGATCCGGATCATGGAGTATTTCCGGAATTACTATGAAACAAAGAACAATTAA
- a CDS encoding spore maturation protein codes for MIVSLSGIIIPLILFVIILYGLISKKEMYQPFLEGVQDGFKVVLEIAPTLIALFLAVQIFRTSGALDLLVSALTPVGKLLRIPKDVLPVIFAKLFSSSAATGFLLDIFKNFGPDSTQGVLSSIILSSTETCFYTMSIYFSAIHIKKTRYTLTGALLATFAGVMASVILTGMQ; via the coding sequence GTGATTGTATCGCTATCCGGCATTATCATCCCCTTGATTTTGTTTGTTATTATTTTATATGGACTGATATCAAAAAAGGAAATGTACCAGCCGTTTCTGGAAGGGGTTCAGGATGGATTTAAGGTGGTTCTGGAAATCGCGCCGACACTTATTGCGCTTTTTCTGGCAGTCCAAATCTTCAGGACCTCAGGAGCATTGGATCTGCTGGTGTCTGCATTAACTCCGGTGGGAAAACTCTTGAGGATACCAAAGGACGTGCTCCCGGTAATCTTCGCAAAGCTGTTTTCATCCTCAGCGGCCACGGGATTCCTTCTGGATATCTTTAAGAATTTTGGTCCTGACTCAACTCAGGGGGTGCTGTCATCCATTATTTTAAGCTCCACAGAGACATGTTTTTATACAATGTCTATCTACTTCTCAGCAATACATATAAAGAAGACGAGATATACGCTTACCGGAGCTCTGCTGGCAACCTTCGCGGGAGTTATGGCAAGTGTGATCCTGACGGGGATGCAGTAA